The Agreia sp. COWG nucleotide sequence TGCTGCTCTCGCATCGATCGGAGTCGGGAGACCGCTCGGCTCGGCTGCTCGACGGCATGCCCGTCGACGCCGTGGTCTTTCTCACCCGAGGTGAGGAGTTCGACGGACTGCTTCCCAGCATGCGCGCGCGGCGCATCCCCATGGTCGGGGTCGAGGGCCCGCACGATGAGGGCATCACCCTCGTCGACATCGACGATTCCGCCGGGATGGGCGTGCTGGCCGCCCATGTACGGGATCTCGGCCACCGGAGAGTGGGCGTAGTCATGCGGGCGACGCGCATCGACGCGAACGGCCCGCCGGGCCCACTTTCGTCGATCGATGCGAACCTCGATGCGATCAGTAATCGCACGATCCGTGAGCGGCTGAGAGCCGTGGCGGCGGTGTTTCCCGATGCGGTTCGCGTCGAGGCGGGTGGCCGCGAACTGCACTCCGGCGAAATCGCCGCGGGGCGTCTGCTCGACCAGCCGTGTCCGCCCTCCGCCATCCTCGCCCAGAACGACATGCTGGCGGTGGGAGCGCTGCGCGCGGCCGCGGCCCGTGGTCTGCTGGTGCCCCGAGACCTCACGGTGACCGGATTCGACGGCGCCGAGATTCCCCTGCTGGGCCGACGCCTCACCACCGTCGAGCAGCCGCTGCATGACCGCGGCCTGCAGGCGGGGCGCATGGTGGGCGAGCTGCTGGCAGGGGGAAGTCCGTCGAGTGTGCTGCTGCCGGTGGCGTTCCGCGAGGGCGACACGTCGGCTCCCCCTCGCGCGGGCGATACCGCAGAGCCGTCACGTTCGCAACGTTGAGAGCCAAACTGGGGGAACAGTAATCTCGTGGAGTCATGTACTTCCCGAAGTGACAACATGTACTCAAATGAATAGGACGGCTTCCCTTGTGGGATTTTATTGAAAGCCGGTTTTCGCAAATAGCATTCGACTCGCTGCAGCACCTGAGCCTCGTGGTTCAGTGCCTCGTCATCGCAACGATCTTCGCCGTCGGCGTCGCGGCGGTTGTTCACCGCAGCCCGGTCTTCAGTTCCATTGCGAATACCGTTTCCGCCATCGGACTGACCATCCCCTCTTTCGCCTTGGTGGGGCTCTTGATCGCGCCCTTCGGGTTCGGAGTGCCGCCCGCAGTCGTGGTCGTCACCTTCTTCGCCATCCTGCCGATTCTGCGCAACGCGATCGTGGGGCTGTCCGGGGTGGATGCCTCGGTGATCGAATCGGCCAAAGGCATCGGCATGAGCCGCGCGCGAACATTCTTCACCGTCGAACTGCCCCTGGCGTGGCCGGTGATCCTGGGCGGCATCCGCGTCTCGGCGCAGATGGTCATGGGCATCGCCGCGATCGCCGCCTACGTTCTCGGCCCGGGCCTCGGAGGTTTCATCTTTTCGGGTCTCGCGCGTCTCGGCGGGGCCAACTCGCTCGAATCTGTTCTCACAGGGGTGATCGGCATCGTTCTTCTCGCGCTGATCCTCGACCTCTTCCTTCTCGGCCTCGGCCGACTGACCACACCGCGAGGTATCCGTGCCTGATCGTTCCGAAACCATCTCCCCGACCGCCGGCACCATCAGCGGCAAGTCGATCCTGCTCGAGAACGTCACCAAGCGGTATCCGGGCCAAGACAAACCAGCGGTCGACGGCATCACCCTCGAGATCCCCGCCGGCAAGATCGTGATGCTCGTAGGCCCCTCCGGGTGCGGCAAGACGACCACGCTCAAGATGATCAACCGTCTGATCGAACCCACAGAGGGGCGCGTCGTGCTCGGCGACGAAGACGTCACCGGCATCAGCGGAGACGAGCTCCGTCGTCGTATCGGCTACGTCATCCAGGCGGGCGGGTTGTTTCCGCACATGACGGTGGCGGCGAACATCGCCATCGTGCCGAAGATGCTCGGCTGGGGCAAAGAGCGTATCGCCGCCCGCGTCGACGAGCTGCTGGAGCTGGTTTCTCTCGATCCGGCTCTGTACCGCGACCGATTCCCGAAGGAACTCTCCGGCGGCCAGCAGCAGCGCGTGGGTGTCGCCCGCGCGCTCGCCGCCGATCCACCCGTTCTCTTGATGGATGAGCCCTTCGGCGCCGTCGACCCCATCACGCGCCAGCGTCTGCAAGACGAGCTCATCCGCATCCAAGAGGAGTTGCAGAAGACGATCGTCATCGTCACCCACGACTTCGACGAGGCGGTGAAGCTCGGCGACTGGATCGTGGTGTTCACCGAGGGTGCGCGAA carries:
- a CDS encoding LacI family DNA-binding transcriptional regulator codes for the protein MTPTSARTSVTLADVAALAKVSTSTASLAYRRTGSITERTRARILAAAAEIGYAGPNPTARSLKSGRSGIVGVIVAGTVRRAFQNPVAMATMAGLSEALDELDVGQLLLSHRSESGDRSARLLDGMPVDAVVFLTRGEEFDGLLPSMRARRIPMVGVEGPHDEGITLVDIDDSAGMGVLAAHVRDLGHRRVGVVMRATRIDANGPPGPLSSIDANLDAISNRTIRERLRAVAAVFPDAVRVEAGGRELHSGEIAAGRLLDQPCPPSAILAQNDMLAVGALRAAAARGLLVPRDLTVTGFDGAEIPLLGRRLTTVEQPLHDRGLQAGRMVGELLAGGSPSSVLLPVAFREGDTSAPPRAGDTAEPSRSQR
- a CDS encoding ABC transporter permease, with translation MWDFIESRFSQIAFDSLQHLSLVVQCLVIATIFAVGVAAVVHRSPVFSSIANTVSAIGLTIPSFALVGLLIAPFGFGVPPAVVVVTFFAILPILRNAIVGLSGVDASVIESAKGIGMSRARTFFTVELPLAWPVILGGIRVSAQMVMGIAAIAAYVLGPGLGGFIFSGLARLGGANSLESVLTGVIGIVLLALILDLFLLGLGRLTTPRGIRA
- a CDS encoding ATP-binding cassette domain-containing protein, producing MPDRSETISPTAGTISGKSILLENVTKRYPGQDKPAVDGITLEIPAGKIVMLVGPSGCGKTTTLKMINRLIEPTEGRVVLGDEDVTGISGDELRRRIGYVIQAGGLFPHMTVAANIAIVPKMLGWGKERIAARVDELLELVSLDPALYRDRFPKELSGGQQQRVGVARALAADPPVLLMDEPFGAVDPITRQRLQDELIRIQEELQKTIVIVTHDFDEAVKLGDWIVVFTEGARIVQYDTPERILAEPANEFVENFIGAGAGLKQLTLRRVRDVPLAEAVVVRPGDAGSDVLARMDEAKHNHVVVVDDRERPLQWLSRRQVARLKTVSTVREPKLPVVGSAATLNDALDTMLVSNVGAALVTGRRDTFLGVIDVETVMDAIRALRAEAVVQAPVGMNTGVIEVLGTPGTSSDPGAAV